The DNA window CCTGGGTGATCCCACCCCTGGACACGTCGGCCGCGTCCGCCCCCTGCTCCCGAAAACCACCGTCGCTGCCATGTCTTCTGACACCAAGCGACGAGGCGTCCCGGTCCTCCTCCTCTGCGTGAGGGGGTCTGTCCGGCGGGCCCAGCGCCCTTCCACGACCGCCGCCGTCAGGTTCGAAGCTCCCCTCACCCCCGTCGCCCGCGCCCTTCACCAGGTCACGATCGTGACCCGACGAAAAATTTTCCGCCGACATCTGGTCCGCGCGGAGAGTCCTGGAGGCCTCCCTTCGCGCGGTTACAGCTGGAAGCATGCTCACTTTTTTCGAGATGCTGGCTGGGTCCGACGCCTCTCATCACCACGACCTCGGCGGGACGTTGACGACACGATGGACTACGTTGCACCGCCACCGTGCAGCGCTCCGCCGTCTCCGAGATCGCCCGAGGTGCAGCCTGGTTCGTCGGCCTTCATGCCGTCGTCCAGCTCGTCTCCGGGGCCCTCGCCGCAAGCCCGCTCGCCACGGCGCTCGCTGGCGCCGTCATCGCCGATCTCGGCGGCGGGTACGCCGGGGTGCGCTGGGAAGAGCCCGGGGATGCGGGCAAGTCAGGGGGGCTCTCACGGACCCTCCGGCGGCTGGCGCTCGGCGCCGCAGCAGGCGCGTGCGCCGTGGTGCTCACCCTCCTCGTCGCGCTTCTGCTGGGCCTCGCGTCGATCGAACTCGGGCACCCTTCGTGGAGCCTGGCCCTCGCCCTTCTGCGCACCTCGGCTGCCGCAGTGCGTGACGAGATCCTGCTGACGGGGATTCCCTTCATCGCAGCAGAGCGCGCCAAGCTGCCAGCCCCGTACGCGCTCGCCTTCGCGACGGCAGCTCACGGCGTCGCGTTCGTGCTCTTGCCCGGGGTCGGCAGCGCGGCCGTACCCCTGGCCCTCGCGCTGGGCGGGCTTGCGGCGACGATGTGGTGGCGGTGGGGTGGGCTCCCGGCCGCTGTGGGTGCCGTCGCGAGCTTCGGCCTGTTCACGGGAGCCGTGCTGCGTGGCGCGGTGCTCGACGTGACCTGGTCGGGCTCGGTGGTCCACGCTGGCCCCGGCGCATCGGGCCCGGCCGCGTGGCTCGCCGCGGCTGTCCTGGCTGCCATCACGGCAGTCGTCGCGCGGCGTGACGGGCGCGAGGAACGCCGGGAGCGCGGGGAGCGCGGGGAGCGCGGGGAGCGCGGGGAGCGCGGGGAGCGCGGGGAGCGCGGGGAGCGCGGGGAGCGCGACGGCGCGCCTGGGCAGCGGCAGAGCGAGTAGTCCTCACGCAGCATCTCAGGATAGGCTCTGCGGTTGGCGTGGTGATCCTGCGCAACGCGCCGGCAGCAGGGCCGGGCGTGCAGGGGAGGTTCTGATGACATCCTTGGTGCGGTACGGTTCCATCTTCGCGCTGGTCGCCCTCGGCGCTGCTTGCGGCGGCGACGACGACGGCAACCCGCTGTTTCCCACGGGCACGGGGGGCTCGAACACGGGCGGCGCTGGCGGCATGGGCGGCGCTGGCGGCGCGGGTGGCGCCGGGGGAGAGGGTGGGGAGGCCGGCTGTCCCGACGGCTTCGAGGACTGCGACGGCGATCCGACGAACGGGTGTGAGGTGGAGTTCGCGTCCGATCTCGCGAACTGCGGCGCCTGCTTCTCGGTGTGTCTCGGCGCCAGCGCGACGTGCTCTGGTGGCGAGTGCTCCGGCGTGACGGAGCTGGCGGGCCTGCAGGGCGAGCCGAACCACTTGGCCGTCGACGGCACCAACCTCTACTGGACGTCGGTCACGGATGTGAACCTCGGAGAGGTGCGGCAGATGCCGAAGCAGGGCGGCGCAGTGCTGAACCTGGGGGTCGATCAGCCGCTTCCTGGCGCCATCGCGGTGAACGCAACCAGCGTGTTCTGGGCCAACCTGAACAGTCCGGTGATCAACCGGGCGACGATCGGCATCCCCGATGCCGGGCTCTTCGCGCAGGACGCCGGCGCCCTCTGGGGTATCGCTGCCGACGCAGAGGCCGTCTACTGGACGCGCGACGATGGCGAACTCGCCAACAGCGGCATCGTCCGGGCTCCGCTGAATGGCGGCGCGCACACGTTGATCGTGCCGGGCAGCGAGACGCCCTATGCCATCGCGATCGACAGCACGTCCGTCTACTGGACCGATCGGTCCGCGGGGCAGGTGCTGAAGGCCCCGCTCACGGGCGGCACCCCGGAAATCCTGGCAGAAACTCAGCCGCAGCCCTACTCCATCGCGGTCGACGCCGCCCATGTCTACTGGACCAACCGCGCCTGCAGCCCGGGTGGGGGTCAGGCCGTGGACTGCGTCATGCGCGTCCGGAAAGATGGGATGGATCAGCCGGTCTCCCTGGCCGATGGTCAGTCGGTGCCGTACAGCATCGCGGTCGATGGTCAGCACGTGTACTGGACCGACGCCGGCCTGCAGCGCGTGCTGCGTACGCCTGTGGAGGGAGGTGCCATCGAGACCCTGGCAAGCACTCAGGCCGGGCTCGTCCACATGGTGATCGACGACACCCATGTCTACTGGGCCAATGAGGGAGACGGCGGCAGTATTCGTAAGTTGCGCAAATAGGGAGAGTCCCTCTCATTCCCTGACGCACACCCACATTGAGCACCGGCACGTCAGGTCGTCATCCCCAGATCCAGCCATGATCCTGCCTGTTTCAGGGGTAGGACATTGATGCACGCACCGCGTTAGATAATCATTGACGCGCGGCTGTCCGCGCGGCATCGATTGTATGATGCACCGCGCCACCACATTCGCGTCGACGGTCTTGTTGGCCTGCCTCGCCGCGCTTCCGGGCTGCGGCATGGCGTCGATGATCGAGGCGAACACCAGCACGATCAAGGACACCACAGCGACGATGCGGGAGACCTCCGCGACGCTCGACGCATCGAACCGCATGCTCGCCGAGATGAAGGCCGACCTCACGCGCGTCGCTGCGCTCGACGAGCCGATGGCGCGCGTCGCCGCGCTCGATGCGCCCATGAAGCGCCTCGCCGAGCTGGAAACCACAATGGAATCGATGCGACGCAGCATGGATCAGATGCAGCGCAGCATGGATCGCGTCGCCGCACTCGATACGCCGATGGCGCGCGTCGCCGCGCTCGAGACGTCGATGCAGCGCCTTTCCACGCTCGAGAGCGCGATGTCGGACATGCGTCACAGCATGCAGTCGATGCAGGGCAGCATGGCCACCATCGCCTCGCTGGAGACGCCCATGGAGCGCGTCGCGTTGCTCGATGATCCGATGGGTGAGGTCGCCGCGCTCAAGGAGCCGATGCGCGAGGTGGCGATGCTGCACCAGCCGATGGTGGAGATCGGCAAGCTGTCCCAGCCCATCACGAAGCTGACGGAGATGGGACCGCTGACGACGGTCGGGCTCCTCTTCGCGGGCCTTTTCGCCTGGTTCGCCGCAACCTTCGGTGCAATCTTCCTGGGGGTGAAGGCGGCCACGCGGCGACGCAACGGCGCCCGGTCACATCGCGCACGCGACGACGAGGCCCTCGCCCGTGAAGCCTCGAAGCCACGCCGCGACCTGCGACGCACCCTCGCGGCAGCCCCCGCCGCACGCGTGAGCAGCCCGAGCTTCCCTCGCGTCTGAGCGCGTGAGCGCACCAGCTTGACGCAAGCGCGACGCGCTCGTCTCCTCAGCGGGTGCGTTCTGCCACGTCGGTCCAGGGAGCAGCGCAGGGGACGTCTCGCAGCTCGGTGATCGAAGGGGCGCTCGAATCGCTGCTCGCTCCCGCCGATGTGCTGCGACGGCAGACGCTCCTGCTCATCGGTCCCTGGGCCGCGACGTGGGCACGACAGCGGGAAATGCGGGTCGCGGTCCTCGGCGCGATCGCGGTGGTCGCCAGCTTTCTTGGCGCGGCGCTCGCGCCCCTGTGGATGCTCGCGCTGGGACCGATCCTGCTGGGCGTGCCCCACCTGCTCGGTGACGTGCGGTATCTCTGGGTGCGCCCCGGCTTCCATCGGCGGGCACTCTGCTGGCTCACCGGGGGTGTCCCGCTCCTCGTCGGCGTGCTGACCGCGCGGGTGGTGTGGGGGCTGCTCGGCGCAGCGGCAGCGCTGTTGATCGCGCGGACTTCGTGGCGCCGCCGGTGCCTCGGGCTCGCGATCCTCGTTCCTCTGGGCGCGCTGTCGGTCCATTACAGCGGCTGGGCCGAGCTGCTCTTCGCGCACCTGCACAACGTGATCGGGATCGCGCTGTGGTGGGCCTGGCGCCCTCGTGCGGGGCGCCTGCACTGGGTGCCCCTCGGGCTGTTCCTCCTCGCCTCCGCGGGGTTGCTCGCCGGGATGGCGGCGCCTCTGCTGGCCTGGAGCGGCGGCCTCAGCGCTCCCGGCTCGGGGACCTCGATGAGCTACCACATGGCGTCGCTCGCACCTCACGCAGGCCGTGAGCTCGGCCTACGGCTGGTGTTGCTCTTCGCGTTCGCGCAATCGCTTCATTACGCCGTCTGGCTGCGCTTGATCCCGGAAGAGGACCGGCCACGTGCAGCGCCACGCACGTTCGTGGGGACGTTCCGCGCCCTGCGCGACGAGTTCGGGGTGTGGCTTCTGTGCGCCGTAGGAGCGCTCGCGCTCGGCCTCGCGGTCTGGGCCTGCGTGGATCTGGGCGCCGCGAGGACGGGATACCTGCGCTTCGCTGGCTTCCACGGGCAGCTCGAGCTGGTGGCAGCGGCGCTGCTGTGGGCCGAGGGACACTTCGGATCGCGTCGCCCTCCGACCGAGCGCACGAGCGGCTGAGCGGCCGTCTCTCCTCCGAGGAGCAGGGTAGACGCTACGAAGGAACGCTCACGCCGCTTCATTTCGGAGCACTCGCGTCAGAACGGATCGCCGGAGAACGGCGGACCGAGACCAACGATGCCTTTTCAAGGGCGCTACGCCAGCAGAGGGCGCTGGCCTCCCGTGTGCAATGAGCAGAACGCGGAGGACAGGCGATGGACAGGATCCCGAGCTGGGGGCGCGTCACGGCACAGCCAAATGAGTTCTTGATTCAGATCCGTGATGGGAAGGTTCGTCGTAGTGGGCAAGGGGTGAGCTGCTTCAAGCTGTCGGGGGACAGCGTGACGCTCATCCCGACGTCGATCAGCAAGCTGTCGTTCCGGGCCGATCAGGTAACGCTGGAGAAGACGGGCGTGGAGGTGACCGGACTGGCCGTCTATCGGATCGTGGAGCCCCTGCTGGCGTTCCGGATGATCGATCAGGACCGGGGCTCACTCACCGACATCCTGCAGGAGATGTTCGTCGGCGCGACCCGACGCATCGTCGCAGGGCTGACGCTGGAGGCGTGCCTGACTCACCGGAAGGAGCGGGTCGCAGCGGCACTCCTGGCAGAGATCACGCCGGTGCTGGCTGGCGAGGGGTCCCTCGGCGATACGGCGACGGCAGGGTGGGGGGTGGTGATCGACACGATCGAGATCCAGGACGTCCGGGTGCTGTCGCAGGAGGTCTTCGCGCGGCTGCAGGCGCCCTATAGAGAGAAGCTCGCGCTGGAGGCGCTGGAGGCGCACGCAAAGGTGGCGCAGCGCGAGGCTGCGCTGGAGGCGGAGAAGCGGCGGGCAGCAGAGCTGGCGCGGCGCGAGCTGATGAAAGAGGAAGAGGCGCGGCTCATGGCCGAGCGTCAGCGAGAGATGGAGGCGCTGGAGCACCGCCAAGCGCTGGAGCGGAGGACGGTGGAGGCGCGCGCACGGACCGCGCAACGCGAGGCAGAGCTCGCCGCGGAGCGACAGCGGGCGGCAGAGCAGGCGCACCGAGAGCTGATGGCGGAGGAGGAGGTGCGTCTCTCGGCGGAGCGACAGAGAGAAGCCGACGCAATGGCACATGAGCAGGCGCTCGAGCAGCGGGCACTCGACGCGAAGCTGTCCCAGGCGCGCCAGCGAGGGGAAGCCGAGCGGGAGAGAGGGCGAGGAGAGATGGAGCTGCGGCGGGCTCAGGGGGAGCTGGAGGCGACGCTGCTGCGGCTCCAGCGCGAGAGCTGCGTCGACCTGAGCGCAGCGAGGCTGGAAGAGGTGATGCTGACGGAGACGCTACCCAAGGTGGCCGAGTCGTTCCGAGGGACGTTCGACAAGGTGAACGTGACCTCATCGGACGGCGATCTGTTCGGGTTCCTGTCGGCCGGGTTGGAGCAGGTGATGCGTGTCGCCCGCACGCGCGGACAGGCGCCGCGCGAGGACGAGCCACAGCGGCCGTGATCGAGCGTGTCGAGGAGCGCGCCGCGGGCCGCCAGCTCGCCGCGCGCACAGCCACGTGGTAGCGACCGCAGACTGAATTCGACGTTTTCGCCGTCTGCCGTGGTGCTGGCCTCACCAGCCCCAGAGGGGCAGCTCCAGACGCTGGTGGCAGGCGTGCCGCTCGTGCTGCGTGCAGCGCTGGCGCTGGAAGGCGCGGGTGCGAGCCGCATCTTCCTGGTGGTGAGCGCAGAAGATGCGTCGAGCGCAGCGAACCTGGCGAAGGATCCTCGGCTGGGTGTGCAGGTCTCGGTGATCACGGCGGCCTCATGGGAGGCTGGTGTGGCCCAGGTCTGCGAAGGTGCTGCAGGGCCGCTGCTGATCACGTCTGCACACATGGTGGCCGATCCGGCGATCTACCGGCGGCTCATGGAGACTTCCCTCAACAAACGAGACGCGGCAGCCGCCTGTCGAAACGGACGGGCACTCGGGCCCCTCTTCGTGACGCCTGCGCTCGGGAGCCAGCTCTTCCACGAGAGCACCACCGTCGTCTCTTCGGACGACGCGACCTCCAGCGCCAGCTTCGCAGCGGCCGTCGACGCGCTCATCGCCAGTGGCAAGGCAATCTCCATGGACGTCGGCGCCCGATGGGCGGTGCGCGTCGACACAACGGAGGGACGACGGCTGGCAGAGGACGCACTGCTCGAGGCTTGTCGAAAGCCCGTGGATGGTCTCGTCGCGCGGTACATCAACCGGCCCGTGTCGCTCGCCGTGTCGCGACGCCTGGCCGGTGTGGGGATCACACCGAACGCCGTCACGCTGGCCACGCTCGCGATCGCGCTCGGCGGCGCCGTGGTCGCGTCGCGCGGAGGGTACGGGCCGATGCTCCTGGGCGCGGTATGTCTGCAGGTGAGCTCGGTGCTCGATGGGGTAGACGGTGAGCTTGCTCGTCTACGGTTCCAAGGTTCGCCGCTGGGACAGTGGCTCGACACCGTCTCCGACGACCTGTCGACGCTCGCCTTCTACGGTGGCATCACGATCGGGTTGCTACGCGGAAGCGCTTCCTCGGGGGAAGCCCTCCTGAGTACAGAGAGCGTGATCGCTTGCGGGGTGGTGGCGATGGTCACGCTGGCCCTGACGTCGGCACAGTACTACGCGGAGCTCTGGCGGCTCGGCGCGGGTGATTTCTATGCGCTGGAGTGGGACTTTGCCGAGACCGGAGGCGGGCTGCGGACGAGGGTCGTGCGGCTTGCCCGCTTGTTGCTCAAGCGGGACCTCTTCACACTCCTGTATCTCGTCCTCGCCCTTGCCGGCGCGCTGCCCATCGCCCTGCTGCTCGGCGCGGCGGGGCACTCGGTCACGCTGGCGGCAGCGACGGCGCGCACGCTGCGCCGAAGGCCGGCGTCATGACACGCCTGCGCTTCTCCGGGGGTCCTATGTCAACGCAGCCAGGTCATGCTCAAGATGACGAGCACGCTGAGGCCGACGCCGAGACCGATGCCAGCCGCGATCAGGATCAGCGCCGTACGGGTACGTCGTCGCTGTCGGGACACGGAGCGGGCGGAGCGAGATTCGCCGGGCGGAGGAATGGAGGACGGCAGATGTCGGTCGGAGGAACGTCGGCCCCCTTCAGCTCGATAGCGGGCAGCGCGTAGCTCGCGGAGGATGCCTTCGAGCTGGCTGGCGAGGAGACCCGCCGATGCCGTGCGCTGCTCGCGCTCCCGCTTCAAGCAACCGTCGACCACGGCGCACAAACTGGGCGGGAGGTCGGGCTTGCGGGTCATCACCGGGTCGCAGTCCTGCGTCAGGATGCGGACCATGAGTGCGTTGTAGTTCGGCGCCTGGTGCGGCAGCGTGGCCGTGAGCGCCTCGTACATGACGACGCCGACCGACCAGATGTCTGCTCGGCCATCGAGGTCCTCACGCCCGGAGGCTTGCTCTGGCGACATGTAAGCCGGTGAGCCCACGACGCAGCCGGTCCGGGTGAGGGTGAAGTTCTGGGTCGTGTCGAAGATCTTGCTGATGCCGAAGTCGAGGATCTTCCCCACGAGCTCCCCATGCGAGGTGCGGTGGATGTAGAGGTTCGCCGGCTTGAGATCCCGATGGACGATGTTCTGCTGGTGGGCGAGCTCGAGGGCTCGCGCGATGCCGATGAAGATCTCGACCAGGACCTCTGGGCTGAGGATGCCTTCTCTGAGGAGCTTCTGATCGAGCCCTTCCCCGGTGAGCAGCTCGAAGACGAGGAATGGAGAGCCGTTCTCCGCCTGGCCGAGATCGAGGATCTCGACGATGCTCGGGCTGCGCACACGGCCGCTCGCCTTCGCTTCGTTGAAGAAGCGCTGCAGAGCAACGGCGTCTTCGGCCACCTCGGGCGGCATCACCTTGAGGGCGACATCGCGGTCGATGAGCTCGTTTTTTGCGGCCCACACTGAACCACTGGCGCCAGCTCCGAGGAGCTGGCCGAGCCGATAACGAGACTGAATGAGATCGCCGGGCTTCAAGACGCCGCGAGCATAGCCTGACCGGAGTGCGAGCGGAATCGTCGCTCGGCGGTGCTCGAAATGATCCGGCGCAGGCCCGTCGCTCCAGGTGAGACGACGGGCGGACGCGGGGGTGAAATGCCAGCGATCTTCAGGTCGCCAGGCGCCGAGCGTGGCGGCTCAGACGTCGTAGTACAGGAAGAACTCGTAGGGAACCGGCCGGATCCGGACAGCGTCGACTTCCCGCTCACGCTTGTAGTCGATCCATGTCTGGATGATGTCACGTGTGAACACGTCGCCACGGAGGAGGAACTCGTGGTTTCGCTCCAGTGCGTCGAGGGCTTCGTTGAGCGCGCCAGGGACGTGGGGGACCCCCTTCAGCTCCTCGGGAGAGAGGGCGTAGATGTCCTTGTCCAGCGGATCACCTGGATCGATGCGGTTCATGATCCCGTCGAGTCCGGCGAGCATCATGGCGGCGAAGGCGAGGTAGGGGTTGCAGGTCGCATCGGGGAAGCGCACCTCGATCCGGCGGCCCTTCGGGCTGGAACCAGGGGGCAGGGGAATGCGGATGGAGGCCGAGCGGTTGCGGCTCGAGTAGGCGAGGTTCACCGGGGCCTCGTAGCCAGGGACCAGGCGCCGGTAGCTGTTGGTCGTCGGGTTGGTGAGGGCGGCGAGCGCGCTGGCGTGCTTGAGGATGCCTCCGATGTACCAGAGGCCGATGTCGGACAGGCCTGCGTAGCCGTCGCCAGCGAAGAGGGGGCGCCCCTCCTTCCAGAGGGACTGGTGGCAGTGCATGCCGCTGCCGTTATCGCCATAGACGGGCTTCGGCATGAAGGTCGCCGTCTTGCCGTTCCGCTTGGCGACGTTCTTGACGACGTACTTGTACCACATGAGGTTGTCGGCGACCCTGGTAAGGGTGGAGAAACGCATGCCGATCTCACACTGGCCTGCGGAAGCCACCTCGTGATGGCCCACCTCGACCTCAATGCCGCTCTCCATGAGCTGGCTCATCATCTCGGCGCGGAGATCATGCAGGACGTCTGTCGGAGGGACCGGGAAGTAGCCCTCCTTGTGCCGCACCTTGTGACCGAAGTTGGGGCCCGGCTTGCCGGTGTTCCAGGCCGCTTCATCGCTGTCGATCTCGTAGAAGGAACCGCGCGGGGAGACGTCGTAACGCACGGAGTCGAAGACGAAGAACTCCGCCTCGGGGCCGAAGAAGGCGGTGTCGGCGATGCCGCTCGCCTTGAGGTAGTTCTCGGCCTTCTGAGCGATGTATCTCGGATCGCGGCCGTAGGGCTGGCCGGTGACCGGATCGCTGATCTTGCAGATCAGGCTGAGGGTCCTGTGGGCGTGGAAGGGATCGATCTTCGCCGTCGTCGGGTCCGGCGTCATCAGCATGTCGCTGGCGTTGATCGGCTGCCAGCCGCGCACCGAGGAGCCATCGAACCCGATCCCCTCCTCGAAGAGGTCTTCATCCAGGCGGCTGGCAGGGATAGTGGTGTGCTGCCAGATGCCAGGCAGATCGATGAACTTGAGATCGACGAACTTGCAGTCGTTCTCGCGCGCGAATGCGATGACCTCTTTCGGCTTCATGCTCTCCTACCTCTCTCCACGTTGATGAGCGGGCGCGCCTTGGCCCTAGATCGCGTCCTCGCCCCGCTCCCCGGTGCGGATCCGCACTGCCTCTTCCACGGGCATCACGAAGATCTTCCCGTCGCCGATCCGCCCAGTTTTCGCGCTCTTTTCGATGGCGTCGATGACGTCGTTCACCATGTCGTCGGGGACGACGATCTCGATCTTCACTTTGGGGACGAAGTCGACGACGTAGGCGGAGCCTCGATAGACTTCCTTCTTGCCTCCAGTCCGACCGAAGCCCTTCACTTCGGTGACGGTCATGCCCTGGATGCCAACCTCGGCGAGGGCGTCCTTGACCTCGTCGAGCTTGAACGGCTTGATGATCGCCTCGACCTTCTTCATGTGCTCTCGCCAGGGCCCCGGGCGCGGGCCGTCGCGGTAGGGGCCCCCCCCGCCGGACGGATCCCCCAGCGCCCACGATCCCGCGGCCGCTGGGATCCGCTTCCACATCGACCAGCGATCTACCCGGAACATCCGGACAGACCCGGCCCTGACCGTCATGGTGGCGGTCAGGGCCAGGCGTGGTGTAGCTGGGCACAGGTTTCCGGAGTGTTTCAGGGATGCATCGGAGCGAGGAAATGAGTTTTCACCCCGGGGGGGATGAACGGAACGCCGAGCGCTCCTTGTTCTCCTGGTGCGCCTCGCATAGGCTGCCGGTCCGAACCCGCGGGACAACGCTGCCCTGATGGCTTTGCCGAACAAAGCGAAGATCCCGGTAGGTACGCTGCTTGCCGGAAAGCACCGCATCACGCGCGAGATCGGCCGGGGCGGGATGGCTGCGGTCTATGAGGCCGAGAACATCGACATCGGCAAGCGCGTAGCGATCAAGGTCCTGGCCCAGGAACTCACGACCTCGGCGGTGGTCGTGGAGCGTTTCCTCCGGGAAGCACGCGCGGCAGCGGCCATCCGGAGCCCCTTCATCTGCGATGTGTACGACTCCGGGCGCCTGGAGGATGGGCGGCCGTTCCTCGTGCTGGAGCTGCTGGAAGGGGAGTCTCTCTACGAGCGCATGACCGTCGTCCGGACCCTCGACTTCGAGACGACGGTCGTGGTGATGACCCAGGTCTGCCGTGGGCTCGCGAAGGCGCACGCGGCGTCGATCGTTCACCGCGATCTGAAGCCGGAGAACATCTTCCTCACCAAGGACGAGGAAGGGCGGCTGTGCGCGAAGATCCTCGATTTCGGGCTGGCCAAGTTCTACACGCCGATGGACGGCGGGGACAAGCAGGCGAGGCTGACGCGCGAGGGCGCGGTGTTCGGCACGCCCGCATACATGAGCCCCGAGCAAGTGCGCGGTCAGGGCGCCGTGGATCATCGAGCGGATCTCTGGGCGCTCGGATGCATCACGTTCGAGTGCCTGACCGGCCGCACCGTGTGGCAGACCGATCAAGGCGTGGCGATGACGTTCGCGCAGATCGCGAACGCGCCGCTGCCTCGTCCCGCCGAGATGCGACCCGATCTGCCGCCGTCGTTCACGCTGTGGTTCGATCGGGCGCTGAACCGGTCGATCGAGAAGCGTCATCAGACGGCGAAAGAGTTCGCCGACGAGCTGGCCATCGCGCTCGGGATGAACGCCTCGGGTGCGCGTGGGGTAGAGCCGGCACTCGGGACCCCCTCGCTCGATGACATCCCGGTGGAGCTTCGCGGCGGGGAACCGTCCCTGGATGGCGGCTTCGGCATCGCGAGGACCTCCGCACCGTTCTCGGCCTCTCAGCCCGGGCACCTGTCCGCACCCGGCGTGGAGCGTCGTCCTTCTCCAGCCGGCCTCCCCACACCCGATCCCGAGCTGCGCTCGCTTCCTCCGCAGAGCCCGGGGCTCGCCTTCGCTGGACCTCAGCCGACTGGTCCCGTGGGACC is part of the Chondromyces crocatus genome and encodes:
- a CDS encoding serine/threonine-protein kinase; amino-acid sequence: MKPGDLIQSRYRLGQLLGAGASGSVWAAKNELIDRDVALKVMPPEVAEDAVALQRFFNEAKASGRVRSPSIVEILDLGQAENGSPFLVFELLTGEGLDQKLLREGILSPEVLVEIFIGIARALELAHQQNIVHRDLKPANLYIHRTSHGELVGKILDFGISKIFDTTQNFTLTRTGCVVGSPAYMSPEQASGREDLDGRADIWSVGVVMYEALTATLPHQAPNYNALMVRILTQDCDPVMTRKPDLPPSLCAVVDGCLKREREQRTASAGLLASQLEGILRELRAARYRAEGGRRSSDRHLPSSIPPPGESRSARSVSRQRRRTRTALILIAAGIGLGVGLSVLVILSMTWLR
- a CDS encoding SPFH domain-containing protein, producing MDRIPSWGRVTAQPNEFLIQIRDGKVRRSGQGVSCFKLSGDSVTLIPTSISKLSFRADQVTLEKTGVEVTGLAVYRIVEPLLAFRMIDQDRGSLTDILQEMFVGATRRIVAGLTLEACLTHRKERVAAALLAEITPVLAGEGSLGDTATAGWGVVIDTIEIQDVRVLSQEVFARLQAPYREKLALEALEAHAKVAQREAALEAEKRRAAELARRELMKEEEARLMAERQREMEALEHRQALERRTVEARARTAQREAELAAERQRAAEQAHRELMAEEEVRLSAERQREADAMAHEQALEQRALDAKLSQARQRGEAERERGRGEMELRRAQGELEATLLRLQRESCVDLSAARLEEVMLTETLPKVAESFRGTFDKVNVTSSDGDLFGFLSAGLEQVMRVARTRGQAPREDEPQRP
- the glnA gene encoding type I glutamate--ammonia ligase, producing MKPKEVIAFARENDCKFVDLKFIDLPGIWQHTTIPASRLDEDLFEEGIGFDGSSVRGWQPINASDMLMTPDPTTAKIDPFHAHRTLSLICKISDPVTGQPYGRDPRYIAQKAENYLKASGIADTAFFGPEAEFFVFDSVRYDVSPRGSFYEIDSDEAAWNTGKPGPNFGHKVRHKEGYFPVPPTDVLHDLRAEMMSQLMESGIEVEVGHHEVASAGQCEIGMRFSTLTRVADNLMWYKYVVKNVAKRNGKTATFMPKPVYGDNGSGMHCHQSLWKEGRPLFAGDGYAGLSDIGLWYIGGILKHASALAALTNPTTNSYRRLVPGYEAPVNLAYSSRNRSASIRIPLPPGSSPKGRRIEVRFPDATCNPYLAFAAMMLAGLDGIMNRIDPGDPLDKDIYALSPEELKGVPHVPGALNEALDALERNHEFLLRGDVFTRDIIQTWIDYKREREVDAVRIRPVPYEFFLYYDV
- a CDS encoding CDP-alcohol phosphatidyltransferase family protein, coding for MVLASPAPEGQLQTLVAGVPLVLRAALALEGAGASRIFLVVSAEDASSAANLAKDPRLGVQVSVITAASWEAGVAQVCEGAAGPLLITSAHMVADPAIYRRLMETSLNKRDAAAACRNGRALGPLFVTPALGSQLFHESTTVVSSDDATSSASFAAAVDALIASGKAISMDVGARWAVRVDTTEGRRLAEDALLEACRKPVDGLVARYINRPVSLAVSRRLAGVGITPNAVTLATLAIALGGAVVASRGGYGPMLLGAVCLQVSSVLDGVDGELARLRFQGSPLGQWLDTVSDDLSTLAFYGGITIGLLRGSASSGEALLSTESVIACGVVAMVTLALTSAQYYAELWRLGAGDFYALEWDFAETGGGLRTRVVRLARLLLKRDLFTLLYLVLALAGALPIALLLGAAGHSVTLAAATARTLRRRPAS
- a CDS encoding P-II family nitrogen regulator encodes the protein MKKVEAIIKPFKLDEVKDALAEVGIQGMTVTEVKGFGRTGGKKEVYRGSAYVVDFVPKVKIEIVVPDDMVNDVIDAIEKSAKTGRIGDGKIFVMPVEEAVRIRTGERGEDAI